Proteins encoded within one genomic window of Eurosta solidaginis isolate ZX-2024a chromosome 1, ASM4086904v1, whole genome shotgun sequence:
- the LOC137245362 gene encoding U-Kazal-Dg21.2-like — protein sequence MANNTTKHLCTWLGLFLLAVSVTAKGYDAPRPCNRLVKCSSEEDVVWATDGKNCTAWRNACQLGNENCQRQNRYEKLLTPIEKEECQKLCKRNCTLEYFPVCAEYKGNTRTFGNKCALGAHICATGETYVYISQGEC from the exons ATGGCTAATAACACCACCAAACACCTATGCACATGGCTCGGCCTTTTTCTATTGGCAGTTTCAGTCACGGCTAAGGGATACGATGCGCCCAGACCTTGTAACAGATTAGTTAAGTGTTCAAGTGAAGAAGATGTTGTCTGGGCTACAGATGGTAAAAATTGTACTGCATGGCGCAATGCTTGTCAATTGGGTAATGAGAACTGTCAGCGTCAAAATCGATATGAAAAAT TATTAACTCCAATTGAAAAAGAGGAATGCCAAAAATTGTGTAAACGCAATTGCACCTTGGAATATTTTCCTGTTTGCGCTGAATATAAAGGAAACACACGGACATTTGGGAATAAATGCGCGTTGGGTGCCCACATTTGCGCTACTGGAGAAA CATATGTTTACATCAGCCAAGGAGAATGCTAA
- the LOC137245355 gene encoding U-Kazal-Dg21.2-like produces MVNNTTKHLCAWLGLFVLAVAVTAQGGDAPRPCNRLATCTNEENVVWATDGRRNCTTWRNACQLGNENCRRQNRYETLLYPIEREQCQRWCRLCTLQYNPVCAEYNGNRRTFGNSCLLGNHICTTGETYNLIGQGAC; encoded by the exons ATggttaataacaccacaaaacaCCTGTGCGCATGGCTCGGTCTCTTTGTATTGGCAGTTGCCGTCACGGCTCAGGGAGGCGATGCGCCCCGACCTTGTAACAGATTAGCTACGTGTACAAATGAAGAAAATGTTGTCTGGGCTACAGATGGCAGGAGGAATTGTACTACATGGCGAAACGCTTGTCAATTGGGTAATGAGAATTGTCGGCGTCAAAATCGATATGAAACAT tattaTATCCAATTGAAAGAGAGCAATGCCAAAGATGGTGTAGACTGTGTACCTTGCAATATAATCCTGTGTGCGCTGAATACAATGGAAATAGACGGACATTTGGTAATTCTTGCTTGTTGGGTAACCACATTTGCACTACTGGAGAAA CATATAATTTGATCGGGCAAGGAGCATGCTAA
- the LOC137245356 gene encoding four-domain proteases inhibitor-like has product MANNITKHLFVWLGLTLAVAVFVTTEAVVTKRCVLRCSRNEVPVWATDTNVCSGFRNKCYFNYANCLRRNRGETELTVLNRKACQSLCPQICTLQYSPLCAEYNGKNRTFGNSCAMRGYICTTGETYVLIRPGDCAGTNLDA; this is encoded by the exons ATGGCTAATAACATCACTAAACACTTGTTCGTATGGTTGGGTCTCACGCTTGCTGTGGCCGTTTTTGTTACCACGGAAGCCGTTGTGACCAAACGTTGTGTGCTTAGGTGTTCACGTAACGAAGTACCTGTCTGGGCTACAGATACCAATGTTTGTTCTGGGTTTAGAAACAAATGTTACTTCAATTATGCGAATTGTCTGCGTCGGAACCGGGGCGAAACAG AATTGACCGTACTTAACAGAAAAGCTTGCCAAAGCTTATGTCCACAAATTTGCACCTTGCAATATAGTCCTTTGTGTGCAGAATATAATGGAAAAAACCGAACATTTGGGAATAGTTGCGCGATGCGTGGATACATTTGTACTACTGGAGAAa cATACGTTCTCATTCGCCCAGGAGACTGCGCTGGTACTAATTTGGATGCCTGa
- the LOC137245366 gene encoding uncharacterized protein produces the protein MADNNIKHLFLCLSVMIALAVSVTANTVEIKPCLLMCQDEEDPVWATDGEYCSGYRNNCFFMNENCLRQNRGEQELSVIDRGDCQKSCNFRCTRQFDPVCGEYNGRNRTFSTQCVMGVHICITGETYNFIRKGDCAYTELEA, from the exons ATGGCTGATAACAATATTAAACACTTGTTCCTATGTCTGAGTGTCATGATTGCATTAGCTGTTTCTGTTACAGCTAATACCGTTGAGATTAAACCTTGTCTTTTAATGTGTCAAGACGAAGAAGACCCTGTCTGGGCTACAGATGGCGAATATTGTTCTGGGTATCGAAACAATTGTTTCTTTATGAACGAAAATTGTCTGCGTCAAAATCGTGGCGAACAAG AATTAAGCGTAATTGATAGAGGAGATTGCCAAAAATCGTGTAATTTTAGGTGTACTAGGCAATTTGATCCTGTATGCGGTGAATATAATGGACGGAACCGGACATTTTCGACACAATGCGTGATGGGTGTTCACATTTGCATTACTGGAGAAA caTATAATTTCATTCGCAAGGGGGATTGTGCATATACGGAATTGGAGGCTTGA